The proteins below come from a single Panicum hallii strain FIL2 chromosome 7, PHallii_v3.1, whole genome shotgun sequence genomic window:
- the LOC112899631 gene encoding transcription factor LAF1-like, whose amino-acid sequence MGCKACQKPKVQYRKGLWSPEEDEKLRDFILRYGHGCWSALPAKAGLQRNGKSCRLRWINYLRPGLKHGMFSREEEETVMSLHAKMGNKWSQIARLLPGRTDNEVKNYWNSYLKKRVEGGAQAKCAADPATPAGSSDVRAGSPNPSDNCQGGANRPASSDSSEPVESSSADDSSCLTVTEPAGAAAAVRPHAPVLPKVMFADWLDMDYGTSLVALGPDAGVFDASGRSLSHQGSVQVDGPCGAVDSLHGLGDGGICWGFDDAAADQMDVQGAGFCDLLSMSEFLGIN is encoded by the exons ATGGGGTGCAAGGCGTGCCAGAAGCCCAAGGTGCAGTACCGGAAGGGCCTGTGGTCGCCGGAGGAGGACGAGAAGCTCCGCGACTTCATCCTCCGCTACGGCCACGGCTGCTGGAGCGCGCTCCCCGCCAAGGCGG GGCTGCAGCGCAACGGCAAGAGCTGCAGGCTGCGGTGGATCAACTACCTGAGGCCGGGGCTGAAGCACGGCATGTTCtcccgggaggaggaggagaccgTCATGAGCCTCCACGCCAAGATGGGCAACAA GTGGTCTCAGATCGCGCGGCTCCTGCCGGGCCGGACCGACAACGAGGTGAAGAACTACTGGAACTCGTACCTCAAGAAGCGCGTCGAGGGCGGCGCGCAAGCCAAGTGCGCGGCGGACCCGGCGACGCCCGCCGGTTCGTCGGACGTCCGCGCCGGGAGCCCCAACCCCAGCGACAACTGCCAGGGAGGCGCCAACCGCCCCGCGAGCTCCGACTCGTCGGAGCCGGTGGAGTCGTCGTCGGCCGACGACTCGAGCTGCCTCACCGTCACCGAGCCCgcgggcgcggccgccgcggtGCGGCCGCACGCGCCCGTGCTCCCCAAGGTCATGTTCGCGGACTGGCTCGACATGGACTACGGCACCAGCCTGGTGGCGCTGGGTCCGGACGCCGGCGTCTTCGACGCGAGCGGGCGCAGCCTGAGCCACCAGGGGTCCGTGCAGGTTGACGGGCCATGCGGCGCGGTGGATTCCCTGCACGGGCTCGGCGACGGCGGCATCTGCTGGGGGTtcgacgacgcggcggcggatcAGATGGACGTGCAGGGAGCAGGGTTCTGCGATCTGCTCTCCATGAGCGAGTTCCTTGGGATCAACTAG
- the LOC112900790 gene encoding transcription factor MYB41-like, translating into MGRTPCCDSKGIKKGPWAPEEDKLLVDFVQANGPGNWRMLPKLAGLNRCGKSCRLRWTNYLRPDIKRGPFTTEEHNSILQLHAIVGNKWSMIAAQLPGRTDNEIKNYWNTHLKKQLRQEALAGADAAAQQLAAAGAASSCPAARHMTQWETARLEAEARLSLLSSSATTTVASATAASSSSSTAAAEHEAAPDIFLRLWNSAVGESFRCSAQGQGAAAAHGPAAASPAAAGTPAALRPAAPSGGGDDSSAASTNGTEAADDYQAFLDMAVEELALLHGRLGVSFSAFPTADVLAEASCLFAPFE; encoded by the exons atggggaGGACTCCGTGCTGCGACAGCAAGGGGATCAAGAAGGGGCCGTGGGCGCCCGAGGAGGACAAGCTGCTCGTCGACTTCGTCCAGGCCAACGGGCCCGGCAACTGGCGCATGCTCCCCAAGCTCGCGG GGCTGAACCGGTGCGGCAAGAGCTGCCGGCTCCGGTGGACCAACTACCTGCGCCCGGACATCAAGCGCGGGCCTTTCACCACCGAGGAGCACAATTCCATTCTCCAGCTCCACGCCATCGTCGGCAACAA GTGGTCTATGATCGCGGCGCAGCTGCCGGGCCGGACGGACAACGAGATCAAGAACTACTGGAACACGCACCTCAAGAAGCAGCTCCGCCAGGAGGCGCTCGCCGGCGCGGACGCCGCCGCCCAGCAGCTCgccgcggcgggggccgcgtcctcctgccccgccgcgcgccacATGACCCAGTGGGAGACCGCCCGcctcgaggccgaggcgcgCCTCTCCCTCCTCTCGTCCTCGGCCACCACGACGGTCGCCTCCGCCACGGccgcctcctcgtcgtcgtccaccgccgccgccgagcacgAGGCGGCGCCGGACATCTTCCTGCGCCTCTGGAACTCCGCGGTCGGGGAGTCCTTCCGCTGCTCCGCGCAGGGACAGGGTGCAGCCGCAGCGCAtggtccggcggcggcgagcccgGCGGCAGCTGGTACGCCGGCAGCGCTGCGGCCTGCGGcgcccagcggcggcggcgacgactcCTCGGCCGCGTCGACCAACGGGACCGAGGCGGCGGACGACTACCAGGCGTTCCTGGACATGGCCGTGGAGGAGCTGGCGCTGCTGCACGGCCGGCTCGGCGTGTCGTTCTCGGCGTTCCCGACGGCCGACGTGCTCGCCGAGGCGTCGTGCCTGTTCGCGCCGTTCGAGTGA
- the LOC112899630 gene encoding DEAD-box ATP-dependent RNA helicase 6 translates to MDPRARYPPGIGNGRGGNPNYYGRGPPPPQQQQHHHHQPPPPSQAHHQQYMQRQPQPQPQPSQHLNQQQQQQQQQWHRRNQIAAEAAGASAQRAPPAVDGIDSSSQDWKAQLKLPPPDTRYRTEDVTATKGNEFEDYFLKRELLMGIYEKGFEKPSPIQEESIPIALTGSDILARAKNGTGKTAAFCIPALEKIDQDKNAIQVVILVPTRELALQTSQVCKELGKHLKIQVMVTTGGTSLKDDIIRLYQPVHLLVGTPGRILDLTKKGICMLKDCSMLIMDEADKLLSPEFQPSIEQLIRYLPSNRQILMFSATFPVTVKEFKDKYLPKPYVINLMDELTLKGITQFYAFVEERQKVHCLNTLFSKLQINQSIIFCNSVNRVELLAKKITELGYSCFYIHAKMLQDHRNRVFHDFRNGACRNLVCTDLFTRGIDIQAVNVVINFDFPKNAETYLHRVGRSGRFGHLGLAVNLITYEDRFNLYRIEQELGTEIKPIPPQIDRTIYCQ, encoded by the exons ATGGATCCACGGGCCAGGTACCCTCCTGGCATCGGGAACGGCCGCGGCGGGAACCCCAACTATTACGGCcgtggcccgccgccgcctcagcagcagcagcatcaccaccaccagccgccgccgccgtcgcaggCGCACCACCAGCAGTACATGCAGCGTCAGCCGCAGCCACAGCCACAGCCCTCGCAGCACCTCAAccagcaacagcaacagcaacagcagcagtgGCATCGGCGGAACCAGATCGCTGCAGAGGCCGCGGGTGCCAGCGCACAGAGGGCACCGCCTGCCGTGGATGGCATCGATTCAAG TTCACAAGATTGGAAGGCTCAGCTGAAGCTTCCACCTCCAGATACACGCTACAGAACAGAG GATGTTACTGCAACCAAGGGAAATGAATTCGAAGACTATTTTCTGAAACGTGAACTTCTTATGGGAATATATGAGAAAGGATTTGAAAAGCCTTCACCTATCCAAGAAGAAAGCATCCCTATCGCATTAACTGGTAGTGACATTCTTGCAAGAGCAAAAAATGGAACTGGCAAAACTGCTgcattttgtatacctgcgctAGAAAAGATTGACCAAGACAAAAATGCTATTCAAG TTGTCATATTAGTCCCCACAAGGGAATTGGCTTTACAAACTTCGCAAGTCTGCAAAGAACTTGGGAAACACTTGAAAATTCAAGTAATGGTCACTACTGGAGGAACCAGCCTAAAGGATGATATTATTCGGCTTTATCAACCTGTTCATCTACTAGTTGGGACACCTGGTCGAATTTTGGACCTTACAAAGAAAGGCATTTGCATGCTGAAGGATTGTTCTATGCTTATAATGGATGAG GCGGACAAGCTTCTTTCTCCTGAGTTTCAACCTTCTATTGAACAGTTGATTCGATACCTTCCATCAAATCGACAAATTTTGATGTTCTCAGCAACATTTCCTGTAACCGTCAAGGAATTCAAGGATAAATATCTACCTAAACCTTATGTTATTAACCTTATGGATGAACTTACGCTTAAGGGAATTACACAGTTCTATGCTTTTGTGGAAGAAAGGCAGAAAGTTCATTGTCTTAATACTCTCTTTTCCAAG CTGCAAATTAACCAATCCATAATATTCTGTAACTCTGTAAACCGTGTTGAACTTTTGGCAAAGAAGATTACTGAGCTTGGTTACTCTTGCTTCTATATCCATGCTAAAATGCTGCAAGATCATCGCAATAGGGTATTTCACGATTTTCGCAATGGTGCATGCAGGAACCTTGTGTGTACAG ATCTTTTTACGAGGGGAATAGATATCCAAGCTGTCAATGTTGTCATCAACTTTGATTTTCCCAAGAACGCAGAAACATATCTTCACAGG GTTGGTAGATCTGGGAGATTTGGCCACCTTGGTCTGGCTGTGAATTTGATCACATATGAGGATCGGTTTAACTT GTATCGGATTGAGCAAGAACTTGGAACGGAGATAAAACCAATACCTCCTCAGATAGACCGAACTATATATTGCCAATAG